A stretch of the Papaver somniferum cultivar HN1 chromosome 6, ASM357369v1, whole genome shotgun sequence genome encodes the following:
- the LOC113290925 gene encoding uncharacterized protein LOC113290925 — MINEIETNRRGGNFGLKFDITQAYDSLSWKFLFHALDSFGLSDKGLHWLQVLLQYARVSVLVNGGPEGYFSVGRGLRQGDPLSPMLFVIAEDILSRNITKMIQDGSLKAMVNRGDKYLGVILMQGSVKTQHVWSVVDMMQQRLAGWKGDTATRKMITLEWNKTCSPISESGLGLRRLEIINKALLTKLLWRIQNGTDDWSKKIQAKYKNKNGEWITYYKKSSIWPGIKWIIGEVEENTRWIVGDGSNISAWKDKWFPDMKVSNFILDGEWIVPTELMEMININDLPVVSEHGDNRIWTGTMELCFLRNDCIYGKWKCDLNATKKRIMKVIFDSDIRMKAHMWNSQYDLQILKMFGLKIRKVKSLIIKEVYFQLPSQVKLLLCCDGASRGNPCMSGYGIVGRTHTGEFVIAISGGIGISTNFYAKVFAILIAGEWEVHNGFQELVFRTDSQAVKNAFHSTRLPWFAITRWEKICAEVLSWSFTHSYREVNFSADNMAKRGAALGRGEKRV, encoded by the exons ATGATAAATGAAATTGAAACAAACAGGAGAGGTGGAAATTTTGGTTTAAAGTTTGATATCACTCAAGCatatgattcccttagctggaaattcttatttcatgCATTAGACAGTTTTGGTTTATCAGATAAAGGTTTGCACTGGCTACAAGTCCTGCTACAATATGCAAGAGTATCAGTGTTAGTCAATGGAGGGCCTGAAGGTTACTTTTCAGTTGGTAGAGGCTTAAGACAGGGTGATCCACTGTCACCCATGCTCTTTGTCATAGCTGAAGATATCCTTAGCAGAAATATTACAAAAATGATTCAAGATGGCAGTTTGAAAGCTATGGTGAACAGAGGAG ACAAGTACTTGGGTGTAATTTTGATGCAAGGCAGTGTTAAAACTCAACATGTATGGAGTGTGGTAGATATGATGCAACAGAGATTGGCTGGTTGGAAAG GGGACACTGCAACTAGAAAAATGATAACCCTGGAATGGAATAAGACTTGTTCTCCAATAAGTGAAAGTGGTCTTGGACTGAGAAGACTTGAGATCATCAATAAAGCTCTTTTAACGAAGCTACTTTGGAGAATTCAAAATGGTACTGATGATTGGTCAAAAAAAATTCAAGCAAAGTACAAGAATAAAAATGGTGAATGGATTACTTATTACAAGAAATCATCAATTTGGCCAGGAATAAAGTGGATAATAGGTGAAGTGGAGGAAAACACTAGATGGATTGTTGGAGATGGAAGTAATATTTCTGCTTGGAAAGATAAATGG TTCCCAGATATGAAAGTCTCAAACTTTATACTTGATGGTGAATGGATTGTGCCAACTGAGCTCATGGAAATGATTAATATAAATGATTTACCAGTAGTTAGTGAACATGGAGACAATAGGATATGGACTGGAaccatg GAACTCTGTTTTTTGAGAAATGATTGCATTTATGGTAAATGGAAATGTGATCTCAATGCCACTAAGAAAAGGATAATGAAAGTCATATTTGACAGTGATATAAGAATGAAAGCACATATGTGGAATAGTCAATATGATCTGCAAATCCTCAAGATGTTTGGATTGAAGATCAGAAAGGTGAAGAGTTTGATAATCAAAGAAGTTTATTTCCAACTACCAAGTCAGGTTAAATTATTACTCTGCTGTGATGGTGCCTCTAGAGGAAACCCATGTATGTCTGGTTATGGTATAGTTGGGAGAACTCACACAGGTGAATTTGTGATTGCAATTTCAGGAGGAATAGGAATATCTACTAATTTCTATGCAAAGGTCTTTGCAATACTAATTGCAGGAGAATGGGAAGTACATAATGGATTTCAAGAACTTGTCTTCAGAACAGATTCTCAAGCAGTTAAGAATGCATTCCACAGTACGAGACTTCCTTGGTTTGCAATAACAAGATGGGAGAAGATATGTGCTGAAGTGTTATCTTGGAGCTTCACTCATAGTTACAGAGAAGTTAACTTCTCTGCTGACAACATGGCAAAAAGGGGAGCTGCTCTTGGTAGGGGAGAAAAAAGAGTCTAA
- the LOC113290926 gene encoding uncharacterized protein LOC113290926 — protein MVRKVLKLGYKVGSRGISDRSTLYERTADIPNPKNTPFRAPKAWKTHPDFLNIITKSWEQHIEGNPIFVFMSKMKRLKVDLKEWNWSVFGDVNKKLKHIEDELMISTAALDNNPSDIALLNNLVTARGKQEVLLQQQREIVQQKSRVSWLKDGASNSRYFHIQVKLRQAQSMITELENDAGVILTDQKEIANELVNYYEAKFKYQDVNIDESIFTSIPSVITREDNIMINPIPSDEEIKVTVFELNPESASGPDGFAGWFYRLSWEVIGHEFTKAANVSFQTN, from the coding sequence CTCAAGTTGGGATACAAAGTTGGTAGTAGAGGAATTTCAGATCGTAGTACTTTATATGAAAGGACTGCTGACATACCAAATCCTAAGAATACTCCATTTAGAGCACCGAAAGCTTGGAAAACTCATCCtgattttttgaatattattACTAAGTCTTGGGAACAACATATTGAAGGAAATCCTATCTTTGTTTTTATGAGTAAAATGAAAAGACTAAAAGTTGACTTGAAGGAATGGAACTGGTCAGTTTTTGGAGATGTTAATAAGAAGCTTAAGCATATAGAAGATGAATTAATGATATCTACTGCAGCATTAGATAATAATCCTTCAGATATCGCATTATTGAATAATCTTGTTACTGCAAGGGGTAAACAAGAAGTTTTACTACAGCAACAAAGAGAGATTGTGCAGCAAAAGTCAAGAGTGAGTTGGTTAAAAGATGGAGCATCTAATTCAAGATATTTTCATATCCAGGTGAAACTAAGACAAGCTCAAAGTATGATAACAGAACTTGAAAATGATGCAGGAGTTATTCTCACTGATCAAAAAGAGATTGCAAATGAGTTGGTAAATTATTATGAAGCAAAATTCAAATATCAAGATGTTAATATAGATGAAAGTATTTTTACAAGTATTCCTAGTGTTATTACAAGAGAAGACAACATCATGATAAATCCCAttccttctgatgaagaaataaaagttaCAGTCTTTGAGTTGAATCCTGAAAGTGCTTCAGGTCCTGATGGGTTTGCAGGATGGTTTTATAGACTCTCATGGGAAGTAATTGGTCATGAATTCACAAAGGCAGCAAATGTTTCATTCCAAACGAATTAA